Proteins from a single region of Sesamum indicum cultivar Zhongzhi No. 13 linkage group LG5, S_indicum_v1.0, whole genome shotgun sequence:
- the LOC105162554 gene encoding zeatin O-glucosyltransferase-like, producing MTNHSQENGNHKESQVAVVMVPLPAQGHLNQLLHLSRLVSASSIPVYYVGSATHIRQAKLRVHGWNPSTIANVHFQEFPPTPFHNPPPDPNQSKKFPSQLLPSLSASIHLRNPVYKFVAQLSSSFRRVVVIYDSLMSYVVQDIDSLQNAESYCFRCIPAFTLYSFHWEAAGRPDDVPAEAAAVLKEIPDLDDCFSPEFDEFSRLQRVSGKIFSGDIYNSSRAMEGFYLDLVAERKITGTEKLWAVGPFNPVVFPEKKSSRSRHECLDWLDRQSPNSVIFVSFGTTSLLSNEQVQELAFGLERSQHKFVWVVRDADKGDIFTGEVRKSELPEGLEERVKERGIIVRDWAPQLEILGHPSTAGFMSHCGWNSCIESISMGVPMATWPMHSDQPINAVFVTKVLRIGLEVKDWARRDEVVSSSTVECAVRRLMASEEGDEMRKRAQELGAAVRNSVMEGGSSSKEMDSFITHITR from the coding sequence ATGACCAATCACAGCCAAGAAAATGGCAATCATAAAGAATCTCAAGTCGCGGTGGTGATGGTGCCGCTGCCGGCGCAGGGCCACCTCAACCAGCTTCTCCACCTCTCCCGCCTCGTATCCGCCTCCAGCATCCCCGTCTACTACGTCGGCTCCGCCACCCACATCCGCCAGGCCAAGCTCCGGGTCCACGGCTGGAACCCTTCCACAATAGCTAACGTCCATTTCCAAGAATTCCCACCAACTCCTTTCCACAACCCTCCACCTGATCCCAATCAATCCAAGAAATTCCCCTCGCAGCTCCTTCCATCTCTTTCTGCGTCCATACATCTCCGTAACCCTGTTTACAAATTTGTAGCCCAACTTTCGAGCAGTTTCAGGCGGGTTGTTGTTATATACGACTCTTTGATGTCCTACGTTGTCCAGGATATTGATTCTTTACAAAATGCTGAGTCGTATTGTTTTCGCTGTATACCAGCTTTCACTCTGTATTCTTTCCACTGGGAAGCCGCCGGGAGGCCTGATGATGTACCAGCTGAAGCGGCGGCGGTTCTGAAAGAAATTCCGGATCTGGATGACTGCTTTTCTCCAGAGTTTGACGAGTTCTCCAGGTTGCAGCGTGTTTCCGGGAAAATTTTCTCCGGAGACATTTACAATTCCAGCAGAGCGATGGAAGGTTTCTACCTGGATTTAGTTGCAGAAAGGAAGATAACTGGAACAGAGAAGCTCTGGGCTGTCGGGCCCTTCAATCCAGTGGTATTCCCTGAGAAGAAGAGTTCAAGAAGCCGTCATGAATGCCTGGATTGGCTCGACAGACAAAGCCCTAActcagtgatttttgtctcattTGGCACAACATCTTTGTTATCGAATGAACAAGTTCAAGAACTGGCGTTTGGGCTGGAAAGAAGCCAGCACAAGTTCGTATGGGTGGTGAGAGACGCAGACAAAGGAGATATTTTCACAGGAGAAGTCAGGAAATCAGAACTGCCAGAAGGGTTGGAAGAGAGAGTGAAAGAAAGAGGCATCATTGTGCGGGACTGGGCGCCGCAGCTGGAGATCCTCGGCCATCCCTCTACTGCTGGTTTTATGAGTCACTGCGGGTGGAATTCATGCATCGAGAGCATCAGCATGGGAGTGCCGATGGCAACATGGCCGATGCACTCGGACCAGCCGATAAACGCAGTCTTCGTGACTAAAGTATTGAGGATTGGCCTGGAAGTTAAGGACTGGGCTCGTCGGGACGAGGTGGTGTCGTCGAGCACAGTAGAGTGTGCAGTAAGAAGATTGATGGCATCGGAAGAAGGAGATGAAATGAGGAAAAGGGCGCAAGAACTGGGAGCTGCGGTCAGGAATTCTGTGATGGAAGGTGGCAGTAGCAGCAAAGAGATGGATTCCTTCATCACCCACATCACTAgataa
- the LOC105162553 gene encoding transcription initiation factor IIB-2-like, translated as MSDTYCTDCKRNTEVVFDHAAGDTVCSECGLVLEARSIDETSEWRTFADDSGDHDPNRVGGPVNPLLGDAALSTVISRGANGSNGDASMARLQNRGGDPDRAIVLAFKTISNMADRLSLVTTIKDRASEIYKRLEDQKCTRGRNLEALVAACIYIACRQEGKPRTVKEICSIVAGATKKEIGRAKEFIVKQLKVEMGESMEMGTIHAGDYLRRFCSNLGMSNEEVKAVQETVQKSGDFDIRRSPISIAAAIIFMITQLSDSKKPLRDISIATTVAEGTIKNAYKDLYPHAAKIIPEWYAKDRDLKNLSSPKA; from the exons ATGTCGGATACGTATTGTACGGACTGCAAGCGGAACACGGAGGTGGTGTTCGATCATGCGGCGGGGGACACCGTGTGCTCGGAGTGTGGCCTCGTACTCGAAGCCCGCTCCATTGATGAGACCTCCGAGTGGAGAACCTTCGCCGATGATTCGGGCGACCATGACCCGAACCGTGTGGGAGGGCCCGTGAACCCGCTGTTGGGAGATGCGGCTCTTTCCACGGTTATTTCTCGGGGTGCGAATGGGTCGAATGGAGATGCGTCCATGGCCCGGTTGCAGAACCGGGGTGGGGATCCCGACCGGGCTATTGTCTTGGCCTTCAAGACAATTTCTAACATGGCTGATAG GTTGAGCCTTGTAACAACCATTAAG gaCCGGGCaagtgaaatatataaaagattagAAGATCAAAAATGTACTAGGGGAAGAAATTTGGAGGCTCTAGTGGCTGCCTGCATTTATATTGCTTGTCGGCAGGAAGGCAAGCCTCGCACTGTAAAAG AAATATGCTCTATTGTTGCTGGAGCtacaaaaaaggaaattggCCGAGCAAAAGAGTTCATCGTGAAACAGTTGAAGGTTGAGATGGGAGAATCAATGGAGATGGGTACCATCCATGCAGGGGACTATCTG AGGCGTTTCTGTTCTAATCTTGGCATGAGCAACGAAGAGGTCAAAGCTGTCCAAGAAACCGTCCAGAAGTCTGGGGACTTTGATATTAG GAGGAGCCCTATATCTATTGCTGCAGCAATCATTTTTATGATAACCCAGCTATCAGATTCAAAGAAACCCCTCCGAG ATATCTCAATTGCCACAACAGTGGCTGAAGGGACCATCAAGAATGCTTATAAGGATCTCTATCCCCATGCTGCCAAGATCATACCAGAATGGTATGCAAAGGACAGGGACCTCAAGAACCTTTCCAGCCCTAAAGCCTAA
- the LOC105162615 gene encoding protein MIZU-KUSSEI 1-like, with the protein MKSDRELKSLRSSTSSLHPEEFHHRSVVRSASTTFHRLSRTGRSGISNFLRSFLSIFTFPSILLPTCRWLSIPTPLSITPSLGRKVTGTLFGHRRGHVSFAVQDDPRSEPVLLIELAVSTATLVKEMSSGLLRIALECEKAHPPRVRLFREPAWTMYCNGRQCGYAQSRACTESDWHVLSTVQSVSVGAGVIPVVDDGRKGSASEGELLYMRARFERVVGNRDSEAFYMLNPDGNGGPELSIFLLRI; encoded by the exons ATGAAAAGTGACAGAGAATTGAAGTCG TTAAGATCATCAACGTCTTCCCTCCACCCGGAGGAATTCCACCACCGATCCGTCGTTCGCAGTGCCTCCACCACATTCCACCGCCTCAGCAGGACCGGCCGCAGCGGCATCTCCAACTTCCTCCGATCGTTCCTCTCAATTTTCACCTTCCCCTCCATTCTTCTCCCAACATGCCGATGGCTCAGCATTCCCACCCCACTCTCCATCACCCCCTCGCTCGGGCGGAAGGTCACTGGAACTCTCTTCGGCCACCGCCGCGGCCACGTCAGCTTCGCCGTTCAGGACGACCCCCGATCCGAACCCGTTTTGCTGATAGAACTCGCGGTCTCGACCGCGACCCTCGTGAAGGAAATGTCATCCGGGCTGCTAAGGATCGCCTTGGAGTGCGAGAAGGCGCATCCGCCGCGGGTCAGGCTGTTCAGAGAGCCGGCGTGGACGATGTACTGCAACGGCAGGCAGTGCGGCTACGCGCAGTCGAGAGCGTGTACTGAGTCGGACTGGCACGTGCTGAGCACTGTTCAAAGCGTCTCCGTTGGGGCCGGGGTGATTCCGGTGGTGGACGACGGCCGGAAAGGCAGCGCGTCGGAAGGTGAGTTGCTCTATATGAGGGCCCGATTCGAGCGAGTTGTGGGGAACCGTGACTCGGAAGCATTCTACATGTTGAACCCGGATGGAAATGGAGGGCCGGAACTCAGTATTTTCTTGCTTAGAAtttga